From Gossypium raimondii isolate GPD5lz chromosome 11, ASM2569854v1, whole genome shotgun sequence:
aattatagactaaatacccatgttggtcacttgtcgtcgttcactcttagatggatattgcatgtagtagttcgaagcaacgtgtcttaggcaatatctatagtgtgtgcgctgccacaagcttccctcttgatcaaatgcagctagtatctTTGGCGCCCGATCCGAAATAACACGATATCGGttggggcacacatgcctccttaacctagagagaaagaaattcCAGTCATCAgatgactcccccggtgttattgcaaatgcaattggaagagtTCTCCCACCACCATCTTGTGCCACTGcaaccaatagccgatgagtatacctaccgaacatgaaggtaccgtcaatttgtaccaacgacttgcagtatggaaatgcgtctcgatattgcttaaaggtccaaaataggcatttgaacacttggcatccacgtagcaatcgaccgttgtagtacgcatgttccgtttcaaggtctgtgatggcacctgggacgtatctctctagcacctgacaccactgccatatttcattatatgaggtgtcccacccactatgcatcttctcaaACGCCTTTttcttagctatccaagccttgcggtaagagggcgtgtaccccatttggctacggatattggcaattatcaccggcactgaagtcctaggatctACTTTTATCGtaggcagtatcaagctagctaacatagctgaatccattttgggatgatcttgtgaaacacctacagagggagtacattaaataatgcaacattgcaaaataaaattattattcagatACATTCAATCCTGTACCTGCAGTACATGtgtgtggacctttgtacttttttatcttccacaaccctgtccttttccttaacgatgcgacgattttccatgaacatgtgccgtctttgcatcgcacacttcgcctcaaacttatcagattttgatttaacgacgtggtactTAATGTCGTTTTTAATGCTATGCTGTTttaaagcaccaataaaactatccttgttggtaaactgattaccaacttcaagttcaccgaaatctacccccgaacttgtacaaTCGCGCAACCGGTATGGTAGATCtagaaactctaacgcatcatctgctgacagatcgacattatgcatgtgggctagaggtgagtatgctctgaatcgtggattttcttcatcatttgaactcctttcagcatcttcaccttctgttggaataggcttcggttcagaaaataatcccacttctgcaccatccagcccgggctctcgaggtggatccacatcggagtcatcttctaacccacaatcatctgtaGCGTACGAcatcccctcaccggttgacgtcgtaggtagtacgtcatcctttcttctgggcatttgataacgtccccaattggatgtagattgccatctactagaacttgatgcagttccccagtacgtattttcagcatcaaacgtcgagccaccgacgtacatgtcccatccactgaCAGAGTGTATtgcgggggatgtgcattcgacaccacTATCGAACATGGGCTGTttcgtattttgtaacccgctaaccgagtgtcggccaggggttgTGTATAAATCTCGAACACCAGACGAAAGTACATCAGTTAgcgacgtaaattgtacatataactcaatataatttgctccactagcaagatgagtctgcaccattgcctccaagctacgagtaccttttatgtcgaacgagtcatatgtcaccggatcaacacaagaacaaaatcgatacgtgattgacagaactttcattggggTCGTTtcgaagattttacgcctaattcttttacgaagttctgtcaaatctatgttctggttaaatgacagtcgcatcgtattctccgacaaaaaaacaacaccattctctgtgtggcaaacctcaccatcatagtaaataccagcactaatacgttcactcattttgaaactctaactttcttagcctctctaaattgtttctgctatgacttatgcattctaagaacattttctgcctaatttatagcctcaacCCAAACTTgttactgtagcaaaatcgcgtccacgagggtgcgatttcacaatttcttctcaaatagcatcctggtagaagcgattttatactatttgctcagaaacgtcaaaaaaaattatttcttacatgacctatTGTAGCAAAATCCCGTCCACGAGGGCCcgatttcataatttcttcttaaataGCATCTTGGTacaagcgattttatactatttgctcagaaacgtcaaaaaaaattatttcttacataaCCTACTGTAGCagaatcgcgtccacgagggcgcgatttcacaatttcttttcaaatagcatcctggtagaagcgattttatactatttgaccagaaagtcaactcgaaataatttattccgggacttaaaaaccctaaaaagcctaaaccctaaaccctaaaagccaaaaaaccAAACGTGAAAAAAAcgtcaaaatcgcgtccccCGGAACGCGCTACGTGGCatgacatcgcgtccacgtcagcgcgacctgctgacgtggaaggaaattgctccctcaaggacgcgatttccttccacgtaaGTAGGTCGcgctgacatggacgcgatgtcctgacacGTACCCTAACATCGCGTTGACGTGGACACGATTTCCCAGAAAATGGACCATTcaggtaaataatcaaaaaattggcccattttggtaaatttaaaaaaaacggcTTGTTTTTGGTTAATTGCCCCTTTGTTACGATAGGGTCCAATGACTGCAATTCATCTCGACACTTTTGaagcagaaaataaaaaaaaatcaaattttaccGATTAATTACATGTCAACACATATAATCCACGATATGTTTATCTCGaagattaaataagataaactaaatcaaaaagaaaataaatgagcAAACATAATCTAGAAATTCCAAATTAGAAATTCCAAATTCCAAATTCcaaattccaaataaataagttaaaaaaagtattgatatatatatatatatatatatatggatggaTATATATTTAGGTAcgtataattaattattttggatatataggaccaaattataagaaatgaaataaaaatacaaacaaacctaaaatttataattttatataattcttataaatattgcttaaaaattttagaattatatatatattatgagagATCACCTCATCATCCTCAAGGATTAGGGCTTCATTTGGATACAAATGATCTCCCGTTTCAGTGCATTTAGATCATtttttgaaatcaatagcactaATATTGGTGTTTGGATTTTACCCATTGCCGCACTGGAGTCTTCTCATCATGTTGTAGTATCAGTGGCGCCAATGGAGGTTCTACATGCAGTGAGAATTTGCAACTCCATTTGAAAGATGGAAAGTACCTTTTCATCCAtgctttttactttttcttttatccttttacatctaattttttatttaagaatttcaaataatattattaatttaatatatacattcttcatattaaatttaatatgtatttttataattaaaaatcttcatatcaaataatattattaatttaatatatacaatcttcatattaaatatataattaaaacctaatttctagtaataatgaaacttgttatgtcttatgttattatatttttaattaaaatcatcggtttagatacttcaaaatttgatccaagtataatgttactatttgtgaaaataatatttatcattgttataaaaatattgaactataaaaattaaaataattatcattttatctaataaataatttaaattaattatataagtcattaaaatattggaagatacattttaatattttattaaattaatttataaattcacatattttaataattttaaaaaagtaaaataatttaaaaacttttattatatatcaattctaatctgatgtccttaatagtcattttttattcttaccTCACCGCTAtagctgcgtttgaatccaaacacacactccaccattgtttctaatctcaccgctacagtaactaatctcaccgccaccgctgtttttaacctcaccggaggaaaaacaccgcccatccaaactaagcctCAGTGGTTAAGCATGAACTTGATGGGAAGGTCACAAGTCGGTGGTGGTCAAATCATGAGTTGATTATGAGTAGTTTCATGTTATGGAAAAAGGATGTTAGTTAAAATTAGTTAGTTGAGCGCTGCATTTTGAGGTTGAGAGTTTAATAAAACGAAAcgttttgatgtttaatgaaaaCGGTGCGTATTGAAAGTTTGATACAACTAGTCGAGTAACAAGCCTGTAACAAACTTTGTAACTACCAATTCTGAAGCCTTATAGGAACTGccaacttttaattttatttgtaatcctcgctttaaaaaaatattccaaataTGCTTCCTCACcttatcatttttgttttttttcaagtgCCCTTACCgttttatattttcaatgggaaaatttaaaaatggtcaCCTAATTATTGCTTTCGTTCtattttaatcactaattattaattttttatttagttactaaatttttcaaattaaatattttgatcacTCTCGCATTAGTTACCATTAGATGAGTGATAGGATGTTAATGTGGGCTGttttattggtctaataacaaatttaataatctaatgtttatatattctattaatttgattttaaatataaaatgtttacaaaatctATTGTTATAGTTCGAAtcctaaaaatttcaatatgttatcaaaatttgtaaatttaattttaattccaaaaattttagaaaaggaaagatatattttatggtatataaaagaaaatctagCTCCATCCaacattttaaattcttttcttttctcttcacaTTTTCATGGCAACGAAAAAACCAACTCATGGATGAATTaagcaaattaaatcaaatcaaataaatcgaacaaggaatttaattaaaaagaaattcttCACATGCATCAAGGAGGGACTTCCTCGGGTGGAATCAAGGGGATTGATAGAAACAGCTCAGGCTCGAACAAGAACTTCAATAGGCTTAAGATCAGGAACAGACACATCGGATCAAAGCTGCAACACCTCAGGTCCACCGAACCGAGGCAGCAACACCGCCCTGCAACTGTTCACATAGCACAATGATATGATAACTCCATAAAGGGTTTGGGTTTTAAGCTTTGAAGTTCCCTTTTTTTCTACTCAAATTTCCTGAATTTCAGCTCCTTCCTTTTGTTAAATGAAGGAAAAGCAAAGGAGAGACACGGAAGTGTGTTAATCCACATAGAAAAAAGTGATTATGTGACTTGTGAGTGGGGGCCTAGGAGGCgtggaggaagaagaagatgaacattgcataatcaatttttaattgcttattacattcataattaaataaataaaaatttctaaccTTATCTATTAAATCAAGTTAGAATGTTCAACTTGATTTTTGTTCGTCAtaagtatcatatattataaaacttaattatattttaataattatataatattgattgagttattattttaattataacatttgATACCagattgagggctaaatttagaACTAgaactaaattgacaaatttcggaaattttgagcttaaatttatttttattttaagaatttgaactaaattgagaaattttgtaaatatggaGGATTAAattctttagaaattttatatttagaatcAAATTGATGAATGTCTAAACATAAGGgtctaaatttgttattagaccaataaaaacAAGTTCATATCATTTTCTTGTCACTCATCTAATTGCAACTAATGTggaaataatcaaaatatttaatttctaaaaatttaatgactaaataaaaaattaatatttaagtgatcaaaatagaatGAAATCAATAATTTGATGACCGTTTTGTGCTGTACCCTATCTTAATCCATCTCACAACCAAATTTCTCCATCTTTGCCTAATTTCtctgtttttcaaattttaatagaattaacatatttatttaaaaatatatttaatcgtttaatatatttttaataagtaaatgttagTTCCATTAAGGGTCAATTTATTTAcatgtaaaagttaaaaataaaaatattgagttatatataaataacaaatgaaatattatatataatttatatatacaaaattcttttaattaaatatgaaattatatatataaataacaaatgaaattatatacaaatttataagtgaaaatatacataattatattcataaaaaatacaaacaaggttataaagtagttcaTAGGAATATAGCTTTCTTGTTTGTATTCTCATTCGATTATGAATATACCTTTCTTGTTAGTTTTCTCATTCTATTTTGAACATACCTTTCTTGCTTGTTTTCTCATTCTATTGATGATTAATGCtgctttctaattttttataaatttaatagaacTATTACTACTAAAAGTATAAAAGGGCAATGATTTgcaattgtttttataattaagtactGCTTCTTGCGGCACTCACATCTTGAAATCcaaattcaagattttaaagaaatttctGAGCTCGATCACTATCATGGCTTTGTCTGCTGTGACATCTGCAGTGACAACAATTGGCAACCTGCTAACTGAGGAAGCCATATACCTATGGGGCGTGGAGGAGCAAGTTGATCGTCTGCAAACAGAGCTCAAATGGATGCAAAGATACTTAATGGACGCAGAGACAAAACAATCAATGGATGAGATGATTCGTCTTTGGGTTGCTGAAATCAGAGAGCTTGCTTATGATGCCGAGGATGTTGTCGAGGAATTTGCTCTCAAGATTGGATCCAAAAACAAAGGAGGTCCTGCGAGTTGTATTAAAAGATCAGCCTGCTGTTTGAAAGAGGGATGGGCACTCCACAAAACCAGGTCAAAAATCgagaaaatcaaagaaagaatCAACGACTTGGTCCGAAAACTACAGGCCTACGGAGTAAAGGACAGAGGAGAAGAATCAAGTTCTTCAACTGAAAGACGAGAATCAAGGCGGCCTTATCCACATATTATGGATGATAATATTGTTGGACTAGTTGATGATACCGAGGGATTGGTCAAAGTTCTTACGGAGGAAAGTGGATGCAAGGTTGTTACAATATGGGGCATGGGTGGTCTGGGAAAGACCACTCTCGCCAAGAAAATATATCACCATCGTCAGGTTATTGATTATTTCGATCACTTGGCTTTTGTATATGTTTCTCAACCATGCCAGAAAAGAAATGTTTGGGAAGACATTCTATCTGGTTTCAAAACTTTAGATAAAGTGGACAGGAAGATAAGAGATGAAGCATTAGCAGAGAAGTTGTATAACATTTTGGGGGTTAAAAAGTGTCTGGtgatacttgatgatatttGGACCACTGAAGCTTGGGATAGTCTAAAACCTGCCTTTCCAGTTGCAACGGGCCGTCATAGCAATAGCAAGATATTGCTCACCTCTAGAAACAGGGGGATAGTTTCAGATGCTGACATAagaggtaaaattttcttaattaggTAGAATTGAATACTCTTATTCCTTTTATGGAAAATAGCTACATATATTATTTCAGAGTTGAAGTGCCTAAACGATGAAGAAATTTGGGAATTGTTTCAAAAGATTGTATTTCCTCAAACAGGTAAATATACATATAGCAAAATTCTTGTTATAcgctaaatttatttttcattttaaattttttgacaataatcttaaaaatatgttaggatcatcttaaaaatatagtttttaggCATCAACAAAATAGTGTCACGTCGTTAAATTTTTAAGATAACAAAGAATTATTATACactcatttatatttaatattttctccaacttattttaactttaattaaattatttaaaataattaattttttaaattataaacaaacatcttttcttcttttccaaattttaatcatgttttttttcataagttaatatttttatttttgtgcaaccaatttttaaaaaatagtaatttttgtgCAATATTTTTCATgccattgacacataattttgataattgtttTATCCTGAACCCAAAACCCCGAACCCCGAACCTTGAACTCGAACCCTGAACTTAAACTTTGAACCCCGAATCTCGCAGTTTAAGGTTTGGATTCGAGATTTCAAGTTCAAAATTTGAGGTTCAAGTTTAAAGTTTAAGTGTTCAGGGTTATGGGTTACGAGTTTAGGATTCATGATTCAAGGGTTTGAGGTTacgattttagggttttatgtTTTGGATCTAGGGTCTAGGATTCTAGATTCAGGGTTCagggtaaaaaaattatgtgtcaatgacatggaaaaaattgttgaaatgtcattaaataaacGGAAAGGGACCATGAATAATGTGGTCAGAAGAGTCCATAAAACAATTTCTCTATggatgagtgtataataattcatgtctttaaaatttgatgatttgacaaaaaaaattaatttttaggatCATCCTAATGTAAGTTATTACCTTATCTTAATTATTGGACTATATGCTTGTTTAGTTTCTTAAGCACTTTCATGGTattcttttatatgtttatCCTGGATCCTTGCATCAGAAAGATGGAGGCGCAGGTAAACCATTCTTATCAAGAGTAAAGCCCAAGAAAGATGTAGTTGATTCGAACAACCAGCACATCTCTTTACCACCCTATTTAGCAAACCAATCCGCTAACCTATTGGCTTCTTGTCTGATAACATTGACTTTCAAAGAAGAAAGTTGCATGACCAGCTTATCAAAAACCTGAAGGACTATCCTTAATCTCCATCTTCGATCTTGACTCTTCTTCTTAATATTCGAAGCAATAGTCTGGGAGGCAGTCTTGATTGTCACATTGGTCCATTTGTTCTTCATAGCTAATTCAATCCATCCAACCATAGCTTTAGCCTCGACAACCTCACATGAATCAcatgaattatatatttatttgaatctcctctaaaattaattagagtGAAGTTTCTTATTTAGTATTGACTGTTCAATAAAGTATTCAAAGTTTTGGAAGTTTTcaaatagatttattttttttaagtgttGTTAATAACagtaataaaaactaaattttataagtgatgaatttatattaaatattacttaataaattaataaaatttaagtttgagttcatctatttttacatttctttaacctacttaaattaattcctaatttttcttatttttttaaaatttattcctaATTTTTTATACAGGAAATAAAATCGGTGAGGAATTAAAAGAGTTGGGAGAGAACATGGTTAAACATTGTGCAGGGCTGCCATTAGCCATTGTTGTATTGGGAGGAATTTTGGCTACAAAGAATAATTCATTAAACGAATGGCGAAAGATATCTGACAATGTAAAATCATACTTGAAGAGAGGCAAAAATCAAGGACCAGAGGATGTGTTAGCATTAAGTTATGATGATTTGCCTCCCTATCTAAGACCATGTTTCCTCTATCTAAGCCATTTTCCGGAGGATTATATGATAGATGTGGATAGATTGATTCAATTATGGGTTGCTGAAGGTATTGTGTCATCAAAGCAAGAAAAAAGAGATGGTGGGGAAATTGCGGAAGATGTGGCGGAATCTTATTTAATGGAGCTTGTGGAAAGGTGCTTGATTCAAGTACAAGAAAGAGATGTGGCAACCTTAAAGGTAAAAACGATTCAGATGCATGATCTGATGAGAGATCTTTGCTTATCAAAggcaaaacaagaaaattttgtcTTCATTGTTGATCGATCGAATGCATCTTCATTATCTATGATTCGGAAGGTTGGTAGGGTTTCTGTGCATgagttttttttcataaaatgcaTTAAAAGTCCAAATATTCGATCACTTTTGTTCTTCAATGAGTTCTTTCCGGATGAGGCAGTAGAAAAATCTTGGCCCTTGGAAGTGTTGAATTACGTTGAAGAACATGAAGATTATGATTGTAATCCACTGTATTGGATTCTTTTCATTTCGGGAATTAGTACGATGGCACTTAAAATTCGAGGAATTTGGAGATACATGTTCAACAACTTCAAATTGCTAAGAGCCCTAAACTATGAAAGAACAGGAGGTGATCCTTCTGTAGGGTTTAAGTTACCCAGTAATATAGGTAATCTCGTCCATTTAAGATTCTTGAGTCTAAGGAATCTTAACTTCCATTGGTCAAAGTTGCCATCATCTCTAGGCAACTTAAGGTGCTTGCAAACCTTGGATTTAAGAGTTGATAATGTCAAAATTCATGTACCTAATGTGATATGGAGGATGGAGCAACTAAGACATTTATATCTCCCTTTGAGATGTAAAAGCAATACTAAGTTGAAGTTGGGCACTTTGAGAAAACTCCTAACACTTGTGAACTTCAACACCAAGAATTGTTATCTGAAGGATCTTATCAACATGAAAAATCTTAGAGAGTTGGGGATAAATTTTCCcttcaatattgaaaatttcaatgaGAAGGACTTGGGCGAGAATCCACCCATAATCGGAAGTAAATATCTTCATTCCTTGTTTATTGTTTCCATTGGGGAATCCGGCACAGAAATAGATCCAAGACATTTGGCCCACCTCCTTTCAAATTGTACTAGTATTTGCAACTTAAGTATAGCAGTAAGGATAAGTGAGTTACCAGAGTATCACTACTTCTCTTCACATCTCGCTTACATACGGTTGAGTTGGTTCAAGTTTAGGAAAGATCCAATGCCAACACTAGAGAAGCTGCCTAACTTAAGGATTCTTGAATTCGAAAGTTCTTTcaaaggaaaggaaatgttTTGCTCAGGGTTTTCCTAAACTTGAGTCTCTAATCCTTGGGGGGCTCGAAAATTTGGAGGAGTGGAAGATGGATGAAGGAGCCATGCCTTCTCTTCAGCGATTGGAGATCACGTATTGCAGAAGATTGAAGATGCTTCCAGAGGGATTGAGGTTCATTACAACCCTCAAAGAACTGAAGATTGAATTAATGCCAAAGGCATTCAAAGATAGATTGGAGGAAGGAGGAGAAGATTTCTACAAAGTCAAACATGTTCCTTCTATCATATTCCAACAAATCTACATTTAAAACTCCTATTATAAGTGGCGTGTGAAAGGGTGTTATATGGTGAGATTTGGGATTATCTTCTCTCTTGTATATATCTATGGTTGTTGACATCAGACTGGTTGattgtttgttgttttcttcaaattacAATAAAACGGTTGCAAGATAAGGTATGGGAAGAATGGGAGGTGTCTGGATTAGCAAGGTACCAAACCCCTCCTCCATTTCTATTTCCTTcaatctaatttaattacacatttatttttgtcttttaaaacataaaaattgcaGATAAGGAGACGTCACTGACCTTTGTTCCCACATAGCTTTGGTTTGCGGTCACCATTCCTATATTTATTTGTTAGCTTTgctttcccctttttattttttctttttt
This genomic window contains:
- the LOC105761368 gene encoding LOW QUALITY PROTEIN: putative disease resistance protein At1g50180 (The sequence of the model RefSeq protein was modified relative to this genomic sequence to represent the inferred CDS: inserted 2 bases in 1 codon); translated protein: MALSAVTSAVTTIGNLLTEEAIYLWGVEEQVDRLQTELKWMQRYLMDAETKQSMDEMIRLWVAEIRELAYDAEDVVEEFALKIGSKNKGGPASCIKRSACCLKEGWALHKTRSKIEKIKERINDLVRKLQAYGVKDRGEESSSSTERRESRRPYPHIMDDNIVGLVDDTEGLVKVLTEESGCKVVTIWGMGGLGKTTLAKKIYHHRQVIDYFDHLAFVYVSQPCQKRNVWEDILSGFKTLDKVDRKIRDEALAEKLYNILGVKKCLVILDDIWTTEAWDSLKPAFPVATGRHSNSKILLTSRNRGIVSDADIRGKIFLIRLYFLKQFLKHFHGILLYVYPGSLHQKDGGAGNKIGEELKELGENMVKHCAGLPLAIVVLGGILATKNNSLNEWRKISDNVKSYLKRGKNQGPEDVLALSYDDLPPYLRPCFLYLSHFPEDYMIDVDRLIQLWVAEGIVSSKQEKRDGGEIAEDVAESYLMELVERCLIQVQERDVATLKVKTIQMHDLMRDLCLSKAKQENFVFIVDRSNASSLSMIRKVGRVSVHEFFFIKCIKSPNIRSLLFFNEFFPDEAVEKSWPLEVLNYVEEHEDYDCNPLYWILFISGISTMALKIRGIWRYMFNNFKLLRALNYERTGGDPSVGFKLPSNIGNLVHLRFLSLRNLNFHWSKLPSSLGNLRCLQTLDLRVDNVKIHVPNVIWRMEQLRHLYLPLRCKSNTKLKLGTLRKLLTLVNFNTKNCYLKDLINMKNLRELGINFPFNIENFNEKDLGENPPIIGSKYLHSLFIVSIGESGTEIDPRHLAHLLSNCTSICNLSIAVRISELPEYHYFSSHLAYIRLSWFKFRKDPMPTLEKLPNLRILEFESSFKGKEMFCSXGFPKLESLILGGLENLEEWKMDEGAMPSLQRLEITYCRRLKMLPEGLRFITTLKELKIELMPKAFKDRLEEGGEDFYKVKHVPSIIYWLIVCCFLQITIKRLQDKVWEEWEVSGLASSFKGKEMFCSAQGFPKLESLILAEHFELEEWKVDKGAMPSLQRLEIKDCPELKMLPDGLRFITTLKELKLELMPKAFKDRLEEGGEDFYKVKHVPSIIFQKCG